Proteins from a genomic interval of Desulfuromonas thiophila:
- the thiC gene encoding phosphomethylpyrimidine synthase ThiC, with product MTLMEAARQGIITDTLRQAAEIEGIDAETLRARVAQGTVCICHNVKHTNGLPLAVGQGLRTKVNANIGTSKDDTSIDKEMEKARVAVAAGAHAIMDLSTGGPIDEIRAAIIGQTNACIGSVPLYQAAVDTVAKKKKAMVKMTVDEIFDGIKKHLDDGVDFITVHCGVTRRTLEVMDREGRLMEVVSRGGSFTAKWMTFNNAENPLYEHYDRLLELVKPYDATLSLGDGFRPGCLKDATDRAQVQELLILGELTQRAWDAGIQVMIEGPGHVPLDQIQANIQLQKRLCHGAPFYVLGPLVTDLAAGYDHIACAIGGAIAASAGADFLCYVTPSEHLCLPNVQDVHEGVIASLIAAHAADIVKQVPGAIDRDHAMAQARKDLDWQKQFELALDPARARTRRSENKAADEHGACTMCGDLCAVKVMDDRRDELKKRAS from the coding sequence ATGACGCTCATGGAAGCCGCCCGTCAGGGGATCATCACCGACACCTTGCGCCAGGCCGCCGAAATCGAAGGCATCGACGCCGAGACCCTGCGGGCCCGTGTTGCCCAGGGCACCGTCTGCATCTGCCACAACGTCAAGCACACCAACGGCCTGCCGCTGGCCGTCGGCCAGGGCCTGCGCACCAAGGTCAACGCCAACATCGGCACCAGCAAGGACGACACCAGCATCGACAAGGAAATGGAAAAGGCCCGCGTCGCCGTTGCCGCCGGCGCCCACGCCATCATGGACCTGTCCACCGGCGGCCCGATCGACGAAATCCGCGCCGCCATCATCGGCCAGACCAACGCCTGCATCGGCAGCGTGCCACTGTACCAGGCCGCCGTCGACACCGTGGCCAAAAAGAAAAAGGCCATGGTCAAAATGACCGTTGACGAGATCTTCGACGGCATTAAAAAACACCTGGACGATGGCGTTGACTTTATCACCGTCCACTGCGGTGTTACCCGTCGTACCCTTGAGGTGATGGATCGCGAAGGCCGCCTGATGGAGGTGGTTTCACGCGGCGGCTCCTTTACCGCCAAGTGGATGACCTTCAACAATGCGGAAAACCCGCTGTACGAACACTACGACCGCCTGCTTGAGCTGGTCAAACCCTATGATGCTACCCTCTCCCTCGGTGACGGCTTCCGGCCCGGCTGTCTGAAGGACGCCACCGACCGCGCTCAGGTGCAGGAGCTGCTGATTCTCGGCGAACTGACCCAGCGCGCCTGGGATGCCGGCATCCAGGTCATGATCGAAGGCCCAGGCCATGTGCCCCTCGACCAGATCCAGGCCAACATCCAGCTGCAAAAACGCCTGTGCCACGGCGCGCCCTTTTATGTGCTGGGGCCGCTGGTCACCGATCTGGCGGCCGGCTATGATCATATCGCCTGCGCCATCGGCGGCGCTATCGCCGCCTCGGCCGGCGCTGACTTCCTGTGCTATGTCACCCCCAGTGAGCACCTGTGCCTGCCCAACGTGCAGGACGTTCACGAAGGCGTCATTGCCAGCCTGATCGCCGCCCATGCCGCCGACATCGTCAAGCAGGTGCCCGGCGCCATCGATCGTGACCATGCCATGGCCCAGGCGCGCAAGGATCTCGACTGGCAAAAGCAGTTCGAACTTGCCCTCGACCCGGCCCGCGCCCGCACCCGCCGCAGTGAAAACAAGGCCGCCGACGAACACGGCGCCTGCACCATGTGCGGTGATCTGTGCGCCGTCAAGGTCATGGATGATCGCCGCGACGAACTGAAGAAACGCGCCAGCTGA